DNA sequence from the Coffea arabica cultivar ET-39 chromosome 11c, Coffea Arabica ET-39 HiFi, whole genome shotgun sequence genome:
CATTGACGGGTTCATACTCCTTTCGAAGAAGGACGCTGCAGAGCTGTCAAAGTAGAATCTGGTAAAAGCAACTTGATGGGTTCAATGGGATTATGCAGTCAAATGTGCACTGCCCATATGGACAGGATGGAACATTAGCATACAATCTTGCTACTTTCTCTTTGCTTGCTATTTGGATTGTCTCGTAACTACTGGAGTCCTTGCAGGTACACTTGTTCCAGGCATTCCCCATCCCCCCTGCAACTTTCTCTCCAAATTGTTTCCATTAATTAATTTTAGTTGCTGGATACTCTTTCCATGACTGTGATCTTGAAATATGTTTTACCATTCCAATGAATTTGATTGAGCAGGATATGAGTATTGGTTTTTACATGTTGGTTATCCATGCATCCTTGTATGTTGTTAAGAACTGAAGATTTCAGGTGCTATacttttttgttccttttttctGTAGCCACTTGTATAGATTTAAAACTGCACTATGCATAGCAGATACATTATCAAGCTGTAGGTCAAACTGACCTGCTGACATATTTAACATAGTAGACAAAGCTTCAATATTTTTTACTATCACACTCTAAGCTACTAAATTGTTGTATATCGAACCAATGAAGCTCATAATATCCTGGTAAATACTAATAATATCGGTATAGTATGTATTCTAACATATGGACTAATTTCTACTGATGGTGTGAAAGGGTCGGAAGAAAGAGGCCGACCACTCAAATAAATGCAACCAATATACAATATCTAACATGAATCATGATCTGCTTGAATCCTGTTGCCTGGTGGCTTACCGATCTGTAAGCACTCAATTGGAGGTTCAGTAGGAGAATACAGCTCCCCAAATGTCTGCCAACAGTAGGGGTCATACATATGGTAGCGTTCTTGCAGCGGTTTTAGTTCAATATCATTTAGAGTTACTTGCGTGCAGGGAACGTTGTCACTGCATGCCAAATGCACTGGTTTTACTGTGTATGTTCCTCTTATGTTCTCGTAGTGGATTCCTGATAGAGCCACAGCCGATGATTGATTCTTGCATGTAGTCTTGTCACAGTAGAATTGATCAATTACAATAGGAAGTTGGACCTCGGACACTATAATGTTTGAAAACAGAACTCCTTGCACTGAACCTGATCCTCCCTGTACAAGTAATATCCAAGTTAGAGAAATCTTCTATCAGAttaggggtatttatagaaataTTGCCTTTATTATCAGAAGTGGAAAAAACATCGTTGATtcaaaaaaagttcaaaaaggaCAGAAGTCAACTTCAATTGTCCTCAGATTCTTTCCcagaattttgaaatttctACTGAACCAGACAAATTTGGGAGGGTAGCCATACCTGCCACGTCTTTATTCTGACACCATTCATGGTCTGATGCATAATGATATCTCGGATTGTGATGTTCGAAACACAAGCTCTGGTCTCATCTTTTCCTAGGCCTCCAATACTGATTCCATGTCCTGGCCCACAGTTTATGTTATGAATGTACACGTTTGTGCATCCAGTTTGTATTGATACACAGTCATCTCCTGCAAAGACAATCCTCTTGTTAGAAGTTTTCTAAGGCTTGGTTATTAGGTTTTATGTCTTAAGACTGGCCTGTGCAAAGAATTCtattttatttcatgttatctGTTAGAGTTGCCCTTGTTTAGGTTTAGAGCTTCCTTATCTACTAGTAGAATCATAAACAGAAGTGCTATTTTGTGAACATGACAGCGAGTAGAAATGAGGAAAACATGTGGTAAGGGAATGTTATTTTCTCTTTGTGGGGCTGACCAACAAATCCTGTGAAGGATCTCTCTTTTAACACTCAGGCTGTGACAAGTGTTGTTGTGCCTCGGACAGAAAACCGGTGGTCAACTAGGTGCAAGTAATAGATGTATATGCTTCCAGGTGGCAAATGTAAAGGTTGGAATTTACAAGTTGTCTTACTGGATAAGGTGCAGAACTATTTTAGATAATTGGCAAATGCTGAATCTACACAATTAAATCAATTGACTAAAGATTCTATTTTGTTTGTTAATCTAATGAATTGTTAGAAAAAAAACTTGACCATGCATTACCGCAAGCAACGTTGGTACTACGGATAAGCACATCTCTTGAATTCTGTAAGTGAATTCCGTCTGTGTTGGGACTGTCTCCAGGAGATGAAACACTGAAGTTATACACTGAAACTCCAATGCAAGTATCAAACTTGAGGTGGCACTGAGGACTGTTTTGAATTGTTATGCCTGTGACGgacacattaaagcttccatAAAACCTTAGTGCCTGCAGTAAGAAAGTGTGATTTGTAAAGGTTGAAGGGTCAGGAAGTTCGAGGCTGAAGTCCTGATTGTTGTAGTTGCTCTTACCGTTGGTTTTATGCTCGGCATTTTTCCACCTAGAGAGCCCTGGATCTGGTGCAAAGAATTTGTGCTTAAAATCAGATACAAAATAAACCTGATGCAGATAGCAGGGAGAAGGAAGAGCGATAATTACAGGAATTGATGGATTTCTTCCTACTGTTCCGTTCAACGGGACAATTAGTTTTGATTCGCTGTCTACAGGATGTTGAAGTGGGGAATCTTGCCACCATGCTGCACCTCTTCCATCAATTGTGCCACTTCCCTGAATTGTAATTCCCACCAGCTTTGTAAACTGAAGCCACTGTAAAGTACCTGAGCCCCAGGCACGAGTGTTTGTTGGTgcaattattgtgccatctaACTGCAAAAGATTTGATGGCTTAGTTATGGGTAATCTGTAATATGAGTTGCTACAGAAATGTCTAATGGAAGGAAGGGGGAGGCGGGTCTTCAACCTAGGTAGAGAACCTGATTGACCACACAAGACCACCCTGGGGTGGAATATTTTACAATGCAATGCTGGAGGCAGAAATATGTCATTGGTTTTTTTCATCCAAAGTTTCTGAAATCATGTTTCTTGGTGATTGAAGCTTCGGATTGTCATACAGATCAAATTTACTGTAATCATGAGCATTGGGCATTTAGGTGTCGGTGGCAAGGAGGGGGGGGCTGAATCAATTGTGAATCAAAACATTTCAGTATGTTGAGAAGTGactaaaattttcttcatttctctGCAGATGTTTGTAGGAAGAATTTACCTGGAATACAATGTCATGCTGACAATAAGGGCCAGAGAACGAAATTGGGCCCACAAGGAATACAGAATCTGATGGGACAACAATCGTTGATGCCTCAACTTTACAAGCGGCTGCCCATGCTGCTTGGAACGCCTGTAACATAAAATATTATTCCACAAGAAACTCATCAGTGTTTGTTGTTTTCAATTTGTTAATAGCCTCCACGATTCAGGTTAGAATTAACTGTAAAAATTCTTCCTTCTCTATAGCTCCTCGTCtgtctttctttttctaatttttatacAAAAGAATTTAGGCGAGATTATATGGGCATACATGAATTTTTTAAGTTAATTAGTTGTTGGTTTAGTGGAGAAGCATATGCAATCATTCTTAGTATCTCCGGTGCAAACTGCCATAACGAGAATCACTCACATGCGTGGTCCCTCCATGATTTTGTTTGCGAGTGTCTGGCCGTCCTTTTTGCGGTTACTTTTTGCCACTATATAATTCTGTGCAGCTTAGAATATGTCACAGTTACCTACCTTTTTGTCCTCGCCGTAGCGATCGAACTTGTTTATGATGAAAGTTGACCACAGAATCAAGGGGATAATATAATACCCTCTCCGATAGGGCTTTCTGAACTGGCTGGCTGGCTACCATGGCATGGATGGGTCACACTACTTTCTCTCGTCTTGTGAATATGTTATTATTCTACGTTGTCCTAAAGAAAGGatgcttcttcattttttttttttttttgatgaataTTCTCACTTGGAAATCATGACATGAAAACGACGATGCATTTGGATCGTGACAGAGTACTTAATGCGTTATTGATCGACTAGCAGAAGTTaataatgaattttgaagaatttgaaCTTCGTTTGTATGTGTGCAACATTTAAAGCCTTTAGTACATACATTAAATACTTGTGGGATTCACTATAATTAATTAGAGTGACTCTGTATCGGACCATATGCCCTCTGATACCAGGTTTCTCCTTAGAatctggctctgataccagactTTATCAGAGCCGCATGTACTAACACTTGTTGatgcaaaaaattaaacaaataaagttgcTTTAGAAGTGACATGCATGGTGCTCACTGTGCTTGGAATGAAGCGAGTTTAGTAGGAAATTCTATGAGCATAGACAGGGTGACTGCATTGAAatgctttcatttgtttagtTAGTCAATTCCTGCCTGCgacgaaggaaaagaaaaagaaacgagtggtggtggtggtggtggtggtggtggtccAGGTTCTTTTTATCGAGTGATGGCCGCATTATCAATGCATGGTAAGCTTTGCTGTCCAAGTTGAAAGCATGAAAATAATTTGAATTACCTTGGTATCATCTGTGGTTCCATCCCCCTTGGCTCCAAAATTTAACACATTGAAGATGGAAGTAGAAGGTGCATTTCCATAACCTTTCTGTGGTGGCCTTGGTGCGAGGATGGGAGGTGATGGCCTTGATGATATCGGTGGTGATGGTGTTGAAGAGGGTGGTGAGAATGCCGGTGGTGCTTTTGGGGATGGAGTTTTCTTTTTCGATTTGTTAACATGGCCATGATGGTAACCAGTGCCAtgaatttttcctttcttcttggaCAAAGAAACTCCAATGCCTCTGCTCTGCCTCCAATGCTTGCCTCTTCTTGCATAGCAACCTTCCATGCTTGAAGACCAAATAAGAAGAACAATGATCAGCAAGAATGTGAAGTGCCTGCAGCTGATAGAGCCCATGGTTGCTGTATATTATATTGGGGAAGAAAaaggtggaggaggaggaggagggggtaGGGCGTTTGGGTTCTCTACTTCCAAAGTATAACCAACGGAGGGGTTTATATAGAAAGGAGGATTTATGGGTTAATAAAAGTCTAAGTACTTGGGTAGATGATCAAACACACTATTTGATAATGCTAGGCATTCATGTTATattctcctttttctctttcattcatTATTtgtaatatatacatatattttttttcactttttgtgaatttGTCTTCACTTTTATGTAACTCAAACTAACTGGGAGGTCCGTCCCTTGTTGGCATGCGGAAATGTAAAGTTAAAATGTGTCCCGTCCAACGTCCCATGCAGAACCTATCAGcttaatttttttcattgcCTGTTTAGGCACTTTGTTCCACTAAACAATGCTAAGAATTGTTGGCTtatacaactacaaatttttctttgttcatCAATGAATTGTAATCATGCGATCAATCTCAAAATATCGTGTGgtgcatatttttcttttgtggGTGCTTTAATTGCATTTGGCGAAATCTTCTATCGGATCCAACACACTCCGCAGTTATCATCTAGTCTTAATAGTAGTACCTTTCTCTGCAATTCTTTCATGGAATGTGGTATTACCAGCGACCGTTTGGTATTGACATAGTTaatgctgtttttttttttcttctcatggCATTTAAAAAAGCCAAAAGAACACGTGAGTGGGTCTATAAGTTGTCAAGGGCACTGATTATAACAGCTCTTTATGATCACATGCAACGTTCACGGGCTTCAGTTTTGTACTTTGTCTTCTGAACCGGCAGCACTGGCCTCACGCTGGCCTAAGCCTCAAATCCCCTCTCATTTCTGATAAGCCTAAGCTTCAATGCCTCCCTTTAGCTTTTCTTCCATACTCTTCCCTTGATGGTTCTTTTGGCATTTCCCCAATGCCCTTTTCGTTTCTTCCTCCCTTGCAATGTTTTCTGGGTTGGAAAGGGTTGTGGGGCTCGTACGTGTGAACTAGATGAATTTACTGAATACATAGCGGAAAGGCGAAATGAatgatctttttcttttcttcttcgtttttatttttcctgaaCTGAAAATGAAAAGAGGGAACCATAAGTTGCGAATTATGATAGTCATAATGGAATGTAGCTAGCTAGGTGTGCATGTCTTTAACTTTTTGTGAGCAAGGAGCTTTCTTGAATGTGTAAAGAAAGAATGCAAAGCTGTTAGTAGTTAGCAGCAGCAGCATAATTTATGGTAGTAGATACTACTGTTTATGTTGCGATTCTAATGTTCTACACTGTATTTCGTCTACGTCCGAGGGGTAggattttcctttccttcttttaATTTAGGGAATCGGAATAGTGGAAACAGGAAACTGCCCTACCAAATGACATGGTAGGAACATTCTCAACAACATATACGTATTGGCCGAACCAAAAAGCGCGACAGTTGACAAATGCAATTAAGAATTTCAACAAACTGACGAAaatgtatgacttgatgtaaGCGAAATGATATGTGTAGTTAAACTTGGCTTATCCTTCCTTGCTTCAGCCACACTATTACGCCCTGCAAAACCTTGGCTCAGAGGTTGAGAAAGGGAAACACGCACGACCCCAGATTGATCGCCCAGCGTGATCGCCTTGGGTCCTTTGACCTCCTCCTCCGTTTTTCTTGATAGCATACGGAACCAATCTCTCTCACTCACTAAAGCATTTCACGCCCCCCTGCAGAACAGACAGACCACAGCCATACATAGTGAGTCATCTACCGCAAAGGATGGCCATGTTAGATTCACCAATGTCGGGTCGACATCAGTTTCCAGCAGCTTCACCCTCAACATAGTTTTACTTGGCATTTAATGTCAAATAGGTTCAAGGGGATGTTGGGTAAATGGTTCCACCTGTGAGGATGAGGATCAGAATCGGGTATCCAAGTTAATGTTAGGTACAGCACCATGGAATTCAATCGAAATTTAAGCGTCAAGACATTTTTCTCCAATCATTCCTTACTTTTGATTTAGATTCCAAAATGATCAACTCATTGGCTGAATTATGGCCGTTCCACTTTCAAACTAAACAAGCAAAGGcagtggcggagccagaaaaaaattTCAATGGGGGTAAAAataattctaaaattttttacctactctttttttagttttataaggaaaaaaaatgttcaccaacaagtacaaataatgcatatatttcatgaaaaaaatcaaaagacaaattcaaaattattaatgtaataataattttatttcaaaagcaAACTAAACCATTTACAATTGCTTATTATgtgttttcatattttgataacaGTTTACAACCTTTTCATTTTGAACTTCAcgaaatatatttttttgcaatataagtaactaaacTATTATTCATTCAAGTGTTTTTCATTCTATTTTGTAACCGATTCTTCACTATATTCAtcatttaaaaaaccctttctaCGGTAGCTGTAATAGTAGATAAAATCAAAGACAACTTTAAAAGCATATAAATCAATAGATATACAAAACTCCAAGAGGGGCACACTTGAAATTATATCAAATTTTTATAGGTATTATAGAAATTTAAGGGAGGCAGTGGAGGCCTACAAACCAATAGGTACGCAATACTCCAAGAGGCACTCttaaaattacatcaaatttttataACTATCATAGAAATTTTAAGGGAGCAGTGCGGGCCGTGCCCCCAATGTAAATCCGCCACTGAGCAAAAGGGGAATGGCTAcggcctatatatatatatatatatatatatatatatatattgggaATCAAGCACCTCCTAATTGAGCTAGGTTATGTTTAGCCCCTCACGTCTTAAAGCAAATTATTTTGCTGATTGTGATTTAAGCCAATAATGCATGATATTGGAAGTGTCTTGTGCCCATTTCATTATGCAAATGTACGTACGTCATTAGAGCTTCAGATTCAGCTTGATCGAAAACGGAAACCCACCAGTGCACGATCAAGTACTTGCCCTTGTCGTTGATGTCCTGTATTTTTAATCAATAAATGTTTTCGACGTCTATAGCAGGAGCAGCATCTCTTTTTCTCTGT
Encoded proteins:
- the LOC113719021 gene encoding polygalacturonase At1g48100; translated protein: MGSISCRHFTFLLIIVLLIWSSSMEGCYARRGKHWRQSRGIGVSLSKKKGKIHGTGYHHGHVNKSKKKTPSPKAPPAFSPPSSTPSPPISSRPSPPILAPRPPQKGYGNAPSTSIFNVLNFGAKGDGTTDDTKAFQAAWAAACKVEASTIVVPSDSVFLVGPISFSGPYCQHDIVFQLDGTIIAPTNTRAWGSGTLQWLQFTKLVGITIQGSGTIDGRGAAWWQDSPLQHPVDSESKLIVPLNGTVGRNPSIPIQGSLGGKMPSIKPTALRFYGSFNVSVTGITIQNSPQCHLKFDTCIGVSVYNFSVSSPGDSPNTDGIHLQNSRDVLIRSTNVACGDDCVSIQTGCTNVYIHNINCGPGHGISIGGLGKDETRACVSNITIRDIIMHQTMNGVRIKTWQGGSGSVQGVLFSNIIVSEVQLPIVIDQFYCDKTTCKNQSSAVALSGIHYENIRGTYTVKPVHLACSDNVPCTQVTLNDIELKPLQERYHMYDPYCWQTFGELYSPTEPPIECLQIGKPPGNRIQADHDSC